A window of Rhizoctonia solani chromosome 5, complete sequence genomic DNA:
AGCActccacccattccttggtggatgatttcattcctggccaccagtagttgcagTTCAGGAGTTCTAGGGTTCTTTGCTGACCAGGGTGTCTGGCTAGTGgagagttgtggaattccctcagGAGGCGCTCTTTCAGGGTTTTggagtctgggacaactagtttaccacggtaccataggagatcctcttcccaatcataatcCCTGTAGGCCTTCCTAATAGAGAGTGGAGCGTTGTCAGTGTCCTTGgtcaggaactggatgataggcTTGagggacggatcttccctgAGCTTGTCTCAAATCTCAGTAACAATCTTGAGTTCCTCTTCCAatgtgttggcaaaaacCTTGGATGgtaacatgacttctggttctgagGGAAGGTCTGTGTAGTCCAATCTTCTGGagagggcatctggttttcctgactgtttccctgggcaatagtggatctcaaaattgaaattgcttaggaaaatgcgccatctagcatgtctgcaattgaaggttctagcctgcatccaatactccagaTTCCAATGGTCCGTGAACACTTGTATGGGCTTGTttgttgcttccaagaatatcctccattctTTCAGCACCTTAATGattgccaggagctccttgtcatgggtgttgtaattagcttctgctcctgaaaatgacttggacatgtaggcaattgGGTGTAACCAGTTATCTGGACCTTGTTGGCTAAGTATTGCCCCCATTGCTACTCCTGaagcgtctgtttcaaggtaataAGGTAGCGCTGGATTTGAATGGATCAGAACCGGGGACTGGGTGACTAGGGACTTCAATTCCTGAAAAGCTCCCTCCTCTTGGGTTCCCCATGACcatggggtttccttttttgtgaggttgtgAAGGGGACAAGCCAcagagctgaagttggggatgaatctGCAGAGAtagttcacaaatcctagAAAGGCCTGGACTTGCTTGACTGTTTTAGGTTGGGGCCATGATGTAACCGCCTCAATCTTTTTCTGGTCCATAGAGAAGCCAGCcagggatatgacaatgccaaggtaattGACtgtagtgacgtggaagtgacatttAGAGAGTTTGCAAAACAACTGGTTTTTCATTAGTTGCAATAGGACCTCTCTAACATGTTCCAGGTGCTTCTCAGggtcttctgagaaaatgaggatgtcatccaggtaaactaccactgtgacgtcaatgaggtcaCGGAACAAGTtattcataaaatgttggaaggcggccagggcattggtaagaccaaagggcataaccaGGTATTTGAAcaacccatatttggtcctgaaggccgttttccattcatctccttccttgattctgACATTGTTATATCCCCAACAAAGATCTAGTTTGGTGAACAACTTTGCGTTCCTTAGTTTTGCCATTAGGTCATCCTGTCTGGGGAGAGGGTACACGTTCTTATGCGTGACGTTGTTGAGTTTTTGGTAGTCTACCACTAGTCTGAGAGAACTGTCTgccttcttgacaaacatgaccaggGCGCCTGCCAAAGAGGTGCTGGGGCGTAtcttccctgttgccagttcCTCATtgatgtgttgtttcagggccttggattctgcgtcagtcatgccatagatGGGTCCGGGAGAGAGTTTAGCGTTGGGGATCAGGTCAATTG
This region includes:
- a CDS encoding Retrotransposable element Tf2 protein, coding for MDNLDSFEFVSLALDSNKKPLLFINLYVQKFLAEPLKTLIDSGATLNFISPLIVEKYKIPKTQLKNPQVVRMLDGTISQTGCIWHQVQLAVLANGHLHSIPFLVCPIGNTPAILGMTWLMAEAPLIDWQQGLITFLEQVKIASEEEADLDPLADLPQQYHKFAKVFGKEEFKVLPPHREYDIAIDLIPNAKLSPGPIYGMTDAESKALKQHINEELATGKIRPSTSLAGALVMFVKKADSSLRLVVDYQKLNNVTHKNVYPLPRQDDLMAKLRNAKLFTKLDLCWGYNNVRIKEGDEWKTAFRTKYGLFKYLVMPFGLTNALAAFQHFMNNLFRDLIDVTVVVYLDDILIFSEDPEKHLEHVREVLLQLMKNQLFCKLSKCHFHVTTVNYLGIVISLAGFSMDQKKIEAVTSWPQPKTVKQVQAFLGFVNYLCRFIPNFSSVACPLHNLTKKETPWSWGTQEEGAFQELKSLVTQSPVLIHSNPALPYYLETDASGVAMGAILSQQGPDNWLHPIAYMSKSFSGAEANYNTHDKELLAIIKVLKEWRIFLEATNKPIQVFTDHWNLEYWMQARTFNCRHARWRIFLSNFNFEIHYCPGKQSGKPDALSRRLDYTDLPSEPEVMLPSKLREDPSLKPIIQFLTKDTDNAPLSIRKAYRDYDWEEDLLWYRGKLVVPDSKTLKERLLREFHNSPLARHPGQQRTLELLNCNYWWPGMKSSTKEWVECCPTCQANCCAHNPVIALKPLEVPPFPFHTISYDFITGFPKLNRHDAILVVINSFSKFGHFIPTSKKVTARGLADLFVSHVWKLHGLPIKTVLDRGTTFTGKFLRALYQRLGVKLAFSSAYHPESDGQTERVNQFIKFYLRAYVTTDHSDWATWLPLAEYAYNNARHSATGKTPFELVYGQNPVMNPANVPANIPEADAVAETLAWEWKEAKSALRMSKEQMARNQGTVPEYSVGKKVWLDGKNVELKTNLNKLDPKQLGPFKVIEKISSHAYRLELLETLKIHDVFYVGLLSKSHKLPNQPFPEQPPLS